In Coffea eugenioides isolate CCC68of unplaced genomic scaffold, Ceug_1.0 ScVebR1_117;HRSCAF=507, whole genome shotgun sequence, one DNA window encodes the following:
- the LOC113755083 gene encoding ankyrin repeat and sterile alpha motif domain-containing protein 1B-like, protein MGEKELEKEPEKRLCDAALKGDVTTLHQLLGEDPVVLDKAALNCEDKNPLHIAAMLGHVDFVKAILQVQSAYFLCLARDREGRNPLHLAAINGRLTVLQVLLDAGFEAAVEKTDGEETILHLCVKYNQLEALKMLVNRLKDTQLPNGRSEDAAYFLCLARDGNGRNPIHLAAMYGRLAVLQELLDAGFQAALEKTDEGGTILHLCVKYNQLEALKMLVDISKDVWFQNAKNEDGMTILHMAIYYRQNQTIKYLLDSSQVWVKQQDAKGRNALSLLRGQANFNTEIESSLRLIGARPGGHDPEEYQVMLKERSNAMMVVLSLIATMAFQAVVSPPGGVWQDDLKEGPNPHRVGEPIMAQTHPTYYRYLIRASTVAFVSSLSTIVLLIRGSAMYCSRASHLQILLSYLMGLAIATVALTYAISLVALAPKHTRGDQLSNTVVIVLIVVTTLSSSIRRVTRCLSRLGHYLNIIRYQVFNFTHRLSRISINA, encoded by the exons ATGGGTGAGAAAGAACTGGAGAAAGAACCGGAGAAAAGGCTCTGTGATGCCGCACTAAAAGGTGACGTTACCACTCTTCATCAGTTACTCGGAGAAGATCCAGTTGTTCTTGATAAAGCTGCTTTGAACTGCGAGGATAAGAATCCTCTACACATAGCAGCAATGTTGGGCCACGTAGATTTTGTAAAAGCAATCTTACAAGTTCAATCTGCTTATTTTTTGTGCTTGGCCCGTGATCGAGAAGGCAGAAACCCTTTACATCTTGCTGCCATAAATGGCAGATTGACAGTCTTGCAAGTGCTGCTTGATGCCGGATTTGAAGCCGCTGTGGAGAAGACAGATGGGGAAGAGACCATTTTGCATTTGTGTGTCAAATATAATCAGCTAGAGGCCTTGAAGATGCTAGTCAACCGATTAAAAGATACACAGCTTCCGAACGGCAGAAGTGAGGATGCTGCTTATTTTTTGTGCTTGGCCCGTGATGGAAATGGCAGAAACCCCATACATCTTGCTGCCATGTATGGCAGATTGGCAGTTTTGCAAGAGCTACTTGATGCCGGATTTCAAGCAGCTCTGGAGAAGACAGACGAGGGAGGGACCATTTTGCATTTATGTGTCAAGTATAATCAGCTGGAGGCCTTGAAGATGCTAGTCGACATCTCAAAAGATGTATGGTTTCAGAACGCCAAAAATGAGGATGGAATGACCATATTACACATGGCCATATACTATCGTCAAAACCAG ACGATCAAATACTTGCTTGATAGCTCCCAAGTTTGGGTGAAACAGCAGGATGCAAAAGGCAGAAATGCTTTATCACTTTTGCGGGGTCAAGCTAACTTCAATACCGAAATTGAAAGCTCTCTTAGGTTGATCGGTGCCAGGCCGGGAGGCCACGACCCAGAAGAGTACCAGGTGATGCTCAAAGAGAGAAGTAATGCAATGATGGTAGTGCTCTCGCTCATAGCAACGATGGCCTTTCAAGCTGTGGTAAGCCCTCCAGGAGGGGTGTGGCAAGATGACTTAAAGGAAGGACCAAATCCACACAGAGTAGGAGAACCCATCATGGCACAAACCCATCCCACCTATTACCGGTATCTGATTCGGGCAAGTACCGTTGCATTTGTTTCATCGTTGAGCACAATTGTCTTGCTCATAAGGGGGTCAGCCATGTATTGCTCCCGTGCTTCGCACTTGCAGATACTTTTGTCTTATTTGATGGGGCTGGCAATTGCAACCGTAGCATTGACTTATGCTATATCACTAGTTGCGCTGGCACCAAAACACACGAGAGGTGATCAATTGAGTAATACAGTTGTGATTGTGCTCATTGTGGTCACGACGCTTAGCAGTAGTATTCGCCGAGTTACCAGATGTTTGTCGAGATTGGGCCACTATCTAAATATAATCAGGTACCAGGTATTTAATTTTACTCATAGGCTGTCTCGCATCTCAATCAATGCTTAA